A window of Odocoileus virginianus isolate 20LAN1187 ecotype Illinois chromosome 3, Ovbor_1.2, whole genome shotgun sequence genomic DNA:
AATCTGTTCGCAGTCCGGGTGCTTCATTAGTCATGCCTGGAAGGCCAGGGTCTAGTGGCGGTTCTGCCAACTGCTGTGTCCTTGAAGGAATGGAGTGGGCACGTTCCTTTACACATGGTTGGCAGCAGTCCCTGTGGCGTAGTTAAGAAATCATTGTCATTTCTGTTGGTGAAATGCCTGCGTCCTGCTACTAATGCTGTAGTTTTGGCTATACTCAGATTTTAAGGAAAGGCCAAATTTTTAATAAGACGCGGGTGACCATAAAATGGGTATTTTTCCTTCCCGTGCAAGTTCACCGGCCTTCTGAATCCTTACCAGCAGCCTCTTGCTAAGTCTGGACCAGAGGTTGGAATTCCCTCACCTTGGAGGTGAAAGGCATTTACCGTGCTGTGAATTTACCTAAAGCCCTAAGGTCAGGTTGCGgggctgaggctgagagagaagCAGCTCACACAGGAGTCAGGAGTTGCCCAGCCTCTGGGACTCCAGAactcccagcccagggcctggagcCTCGCTAAAGTCTGTGGATATGTTGGCTTGACACACACCTGTCTGTCTGAGTCAAGGCCATGACAGACACTAAGGGAAGCCAGGGAGGCCCTCGCATCTGGGGCAGGCAGGCACACACAAGAACATACGGATGTGGCAGGATCAGGAGGACCTAGGAAGCTAGTGTAGACCCAGGCAGTTGAGCTGAAACCTGTCCCACAAGAAGGGCCGGGTGCTCCAGGCAGAGAGCATGGCAAGTgcaaggccctgaggcaggtggGACACTGATGTGCCTGAGGAAAGGAGCACTGGCCTCCAGTGTGGACTGTGTCATTGGAAACAGGGGAATGACACTGGACACTGTCTGGTGTCTGCTTCATATTCTGaaagatggcttttttttttttttttttttggctatacctcacagcttgcagaatcttagttccctgaccagggatcaaactcgggcccCTTGCAGTAGAGGCACGGAGTCCTGACccctcgaccaccagggaagtcccctgaaagATCGCTCTGtaccaaacatttattaaatggagTCTAAATAGACTGAGGGTGAGAGGAGGGGGTGCTAGGTTCTGGCAGGCAATTGCCTGGCTGGACACTCCCGGCCTGTGTGGCCTCTAATGCTGCCTCAGCTCACTGCCCACTCACTGCCTCCACCCTGTGGTTCTCTCTGCAGCTCCCCGCCTGCTCCGCCCGATCCTTGCTGTGAGGTGAGTGCCTGCCTCCGGCTCTGATCCTGACCTTCTACCCATAGCAGTGAGGCCCTGGCCGGGAGAGGCTTAAACGGGGCCAATAGGGTGCCTCACACTCGGGAGGGCCCTCCAGCAGCACCAGGTTGGGGGCCGCCTGGCCTCCAGACCCATGTCTCCCTACTCTCGTGCCCTCAACTCAGCCATTACCTGGCACTGGAAGGCTTCTGGTACATTTGCTCAGGCAGCAGCCCTGTGCAGACCTCCTTGGGACGGGAAGGCAGGTGGCTGCCAGGGCCTTGGTGCAAACAAAGCCCAGAAATCCAGCCCCAGCCCCGAGCTTTCAGGGACACAGCAGATCTCAGGGgagggtcttcttttttttttttttttaataccaaaaacattttgtcttGGGTtgcagctgattaacaatgttgtgatagttccagtgaacagtgaagacgctcagtcatatatatacatgtatccattctcccccacaccCCAGGGGAGGGTCTTCTTAATGGAGGGGAGTTGGGGGCTCTGAGGATGGTGTGGATTTGGGCTGATTTTGATAGGCTTTTCCCCTGGGAATAAAATAGGTAATGCAAAGCAAAGGGAAAGTgggaaaacaaggaaaatttCAGATGCAGAGTAGGTACTCTCTAGATCAGGGATCAGCAGATTTGTTTCTGCAAAGGGCCAAATAGTGAACATTTTCGACTCTGGCTCTTTAAAAACAGCCATAGCCACCAAGAAAGTGAACGGGCATGGCTGTGTGTCAGTAAAACTTAGTTTACAAAAACAGGCGGAGGGCTATATTTGGCCCCTGGTCGGTCCCCCCATGCTGGTCCCAGGGTGACCCTGTCAGCAGGCGCCCTGGGCTCCCTGTCATGTGTGGTCCATCTCCTGACAGCTCTGGCGTGGGTGCCACTCTGCAGGTGCGCGGGGTCCATTCGAGCATGGCCGCTGACAGCCCGAGCAGGTGAGGCCGGCCTTCCCGGGAGctagccccccacccctgcctgcacAGCAGTGGCCTGTGGTAACCCTGGGCCCTCCCACCACCCAGTGGGCAATACCAGGGATCCCTGCCCTCAGAGTGCTGCTGAGCCCCCTCCTGCACATCCAGGCTGATGGCTGCACATGTCCAGACCAGGAGCTTCCTGACAGAGTGTGTCAGCCAAACCCGTTTTCCAGTTGAGGAGACCAAGTTCTTGAGAGGACAAGGTCCCACTGGGACGGCAGTGAGGCATGtcctgccccaggcctgggcagcaggtgggggcagagggggcaCCTGTCTGGCTGACGCCTTCCCATGCCATGTGTCCGTGTCCAGCACCCAGCCTGCTGTATCCCAGGCCAGAGCCGTGGTCCCCAAACCTGCCGCACTTCCCAGCAGCCGGGGCGAGTATGTGGTGGCCAAGCTGGACGACCTCATCAACTGGGCACGCCGGGTGAGCCCCTCCCTGTCTCCGTCCCTCAGGCCCCTGCTGCCAAGTGTCCATTGAGtgggccaggcccctctgtgtgGAGACCTGAGGCTCTGATTCTCAGGATCTCTGCCcttccccctgccacctcccagaGAGGATGACCCACCTCCTTCCTGTCCTTCTGTCTTCtgttcctcttttttctcttttaatgtaaAACCCATGTTTTTAACTGGAAATGGGTGATGAAAACAGTAGCTCCTTCCCAGCAGATATCCTAACTTCCATCCCACCGCCTGTGTTGGCCTTGGGAGAGTCTGGTATCCTTGTGCTCATCTGTGTCTCCCTCAGGAAACATGTCCTCTGCCCTAGGACAGGGACTCCTTTCAGTGCCCCTAGGGCACCCTGCTGGGGAACAGGCCCCCATTGATGGTGCTGTACAATGTCCATGTGTGACCAGCAGGGCTGCAGTGAGCACCCCTCCAGACCCGCAGCTCCAGGGTGGCCATGTCACTGTGGCCAGGCACTGTGGAGTCGACCACTGTGGGCACCGCTCGGGTGCTCTGCCATGTTGGGCTGCCCTTGCCCTCTGGGTGGCCTAAGCCCTGTCACCTAAATTAGCAcatctgcagggcagcagggaCCTTGGCCAGATCCCAGAATGGACACAGACAAGCAGAGAGAACAGCtagggtggtggggggcggggggtggtgggaATCAGACACCACAAGTCGGAGGGAAGTCAGGATGcatccaggagagcttcctggaggaaTTGGTCCTTTGAGTTCAGGCACTGTTGGGAACAAGGCTCTGCAGGGGCTTAGTCACAAGCTCTAAGTCTGTGCCAGGTGTAATCACTGGGTGCCCAAAGCAGCATGTGCCATATTGGAGGCCAGATTTAGGGGAGACTGGGGTTGTGTGCACTGTATCATTAAAACTATTTGCACTTGGTTTTAgggcttttctgtttgtttttctttttggtaatgTGGCTGCTGGGAAGCATGGACCCACTGGCCAAATTCACTTTCCCCTCCTGGCAGGCAGTCCTGAGCTGGGGCAGCATGCTCAGGCTGGTGACCAGCATCCAGAATGCCTTGGGGTTTGGAGGTCATGTAGTCACTGTGGGCTAAGGTGTCATCTTTGAAGAAAGGCTAGGCATCTGGATTTTTCTTTGTGAAATCGCCCAATTTCTTTAAACATGGTGGGCCCCTCAGTCTGCTCACTGGCTACCCACCCTGCCCTGCAGAGCTCGATGTGGCCCATGACCTTTGGCCTGGCCTGCTGTGCTGTGGAGATGATGCACATGGCGGCACCCCGCTATGACATGGACCGCTTTGGCGTGGTCTTCCGTGCCAGCCCGCGCCAGTCTGATGTGATGATCGTTGCTGGGACGCTCACCAACAAGATGGCCCCTGCGCTCCGCAAAGTGGGTCCAGCCCCAAGGCTCACCCTtactccccatcccccaccccccagccttgAGCTGCACACAGACAAGGCTCACCCTtactccccatcccccaccccccagccttgAG
This region includes:
- the NDUFS7 gene encoding NADH dehydrogenase [ubiquinone] iron-sulfur protein 7, mitochondrial isoform X2; amino-acid sequence: MAALAAPRLLRPILAVSSGVGATLQVRGVHSSMAADSPSSTQPAVSQARAVVPKPAALPSSRGEYVVAKLDDLINWARRSSMWPMTFGLACCAVEMMHMAAPRYDMDRFGVVFRASPRQSDVMIVAGTLTNKMAPALRKVYDQMPEPRYVVSMGSCANGGGYYHYSYSVVRGCDRIVPVDIYVPGCPPTAEALLYGILQLQKKIKREKRLRIWYRR
- the NDUFS7 gene encoding NADH dehydrogenase [ubiquinone] iron-sulfur protein 7, mitochondrial isoform X3, whose product is MAALAAPRLLRPILAVSSGVGATLQVRGVHSSMAADSPSRLMAAHVQTRSFLTECVSQTRFPVEETKFLRGQGPTGTAVSTQPAVSQARAVVPKPAALPSSRGEYVVAKLDDLINWARRSSMWPMTFGLACCAVEMMHMAAPRYDMDRFGVVFRASPRQSDVMIVAGTLTNKMAPALRKVYDQMPEPRYVVSMGSLSSSCLCPR
- the NDUFS7 gene encoding NADH dehydrogenase [ubiquinone] iron-sulfur protein 7, mitochondrial isoform X1 yields the protein MAALAAPRLLRPILAVSSGVGATLQVRGVHSSMAADSPSRLMAAHVQTRSFLTECVSQTRFPVEETKFLRGQGPTGTAVSTQPAVSQARAVVPKPAALPSSRGEYVVAKLDDLINWARRSSMWPMTFGLACCAVEMMHMAAPRYDMDRFGVVFRASPRQSDVMIVAGTLTNKMAPALRKVYDQMPEPRYVVSMGSCANGGGYYHYSYSVVRGCDRIVPVDIYVPGCPPTAEALLYGILQLQKKIKREKRLRIWYRR
- the NDUFS7 gene encoding NADH dehydrogenase [ubiquinone] iron-sulfur protein 7, mitochondrial isoform X4, with protein sequence MAALAAPRLLRPILAVSTQPAVSQARAVVPKPAALPSSRGEYVVAKLDDLINWARRSSMWPMTFGLACCAVEMMHMAAPRYDMDRFGVVFRASPRQSDVMIVAGTLTNKMAPALRKVYDQMPEPRYVVSMGSCANGGGYYHYSYSVVRGCDRIVPVDIYVPGCPPTAEALLYGILQLQKKIKREKRLRIWYRR